A window of Rhipicephalus microplus isolate Deutch F79 chromosome X, USDA_Rmic, whole genome shotgun sequence genomic DNA:
TCAcctgatgatagcgactggttATATAGGAGACAGAGGTAGCggctggaaatatctgtggtgttcttcagtattttagagttaatgttatCAATGCCTGATGAAGTAGAAACCTTAAGATTCGTGATGAGTTGTGCTATGCCTTCGGCAGTGACAATGATTGGGGCCATTAAAGTGAAAGGGTGATCTGGAACAAATGGTACATTGGAACAATCTTCCTGTGTAAAAACAGAGGCGAAGTACTCATTGAAAGCAATAGCAGAAGCTTCATCAGAGAGCGTCGTTAGTTCAGTATCGTGTATTGTAATGTGATTAGGAGACTTGCTGTAGGGTGAAATTATTTGCCAGAACTTTTTGGGGTTATTTTTTAGAAGTGACGGCAAGTCCTGCGAATAGTATTTCTTCTTAGCTGTGTCTAAGGCTTTACAATAGTCCTGTAAGCAAACCTTGTATTTATCCCAGTATGACCCAGAACCAATGCGTTTTGCGGTATCATAgaaacgcttctttttatttcgtaATGTTCGAAGATGTTTAGTAAACCAAGGGTTAGTTTTATCGTTGGATGCGGAGATCAGCGGCACAAGCTGGTCTACTAACTCTAATATTTTTTTCTTAGAAAAGAATTCAGTTTTCGTTCACGGTTCGTGAGGCAAACGACGGCAAAAAAAGTTCCTGATAAAAACCTTCTAGCTCCGTCCTGAATTGATGATAAGTAGCATGGTTATAATCCAGGATTGTTTTTCTCACTGAGCTTGTAAAGGTTACAGGTAGGTTGATTTGAAAGTTAAGGAGCTTGTGGTCGCTGAATCCTTCTATGTAAGAAATCGCTCCAGTGGTTTCTGGTGCATTAGTGAAAACAAGGTCGAGCATGTTAGTACCACGGGTGCATTGGTGAACAACTTGTGATAAGTTGTAGTCGAGGGTTACTTCGACAAAATTTGATGAGGCGTGACATGTGGTAGTCATGGTAGACCAATCAATGAGCGAGTAGTTGAAATTGCCAAAAAGGTATATAATGTCAGCTGAGTAGAGTTGCGTAGCTCGTTCTATGTTGTCACGTAGATCTTTGGGGAAAAAGGAATGGGCATCCGGTGGACGATTACATGCTCCTATAAGTATTTTTGCATAATTTGTAACGCATGCAGTCCAAGTTATCTCTGTAGAGGGGTTAGTATCAAGGAAAACTGATGGCACTGTCTTTTTTACTGCTATTAagactcctcctcctcttctattGACATGGTCACGTCGATATATCTTTATAACCAAATATAAGAAAACTTTTCTACATTCAGCAACATATATCTCACTCGAGATATTGAAAACAACTTACGAACGACTTCATTTGTTTCAACAGAATGCAGGACTTATTACGGCGCACAGTCACTTGACCATCAGATTGTTGGCGTATGTAACAGTTTTCCCGTCGTTGTGAAATTAGTTCTGATATGCGGATCTGTTCATTACTTTAAAAAGAAGACAGGATTACTTTTCGACCCAGAATAAATTGTTTCTTTTCAAGTGTTTGTTTATTTCATGCAATTGCGTCTTCCCGCTTGCAATGTCTTCTGTTTCATTTAGTTGTACTTCACACCATTTCAATTGTTAAGTTATGCACATTTTTAGCCACACTTGAATACTTACCCCTTCATTTCCGCAATCTATAATTAAGTAATTATTTAAATTTGTGTGTACTTCTACCACAAAAGTTATCTTGAAATTGCTGTAGGTATTTCATTATTTCTCATAATATATTCTTGAATTGCCCTGTCCCCCATGCTTCTTGCTGACAAGAATACTGcttcgtgtattttttttttctcccgagcCGGGTTGTGCCTAGTCAGGAAACAGTCATGTCCGTTTATTTCTGCCACATCATGGTGGCATCTAACATGACATGTAGGTGGACAATGTTCACATGTCAAAATAAagcacaattattattattattattattattattattattattattattattattattattattattattattattattattagctgcGGCCTTGGAAAAAACATGGCACCCTTTACTTGCGGAACATTTGCAGAGTTTACATAGCTGGAGCAGCTAGCTCAACTGTGAGCCAACGTCGGCCCTCATAATATGttaatatttgtttgtttgtcctacCTTCTTTTCATCAGTTTAATGATGCCAAGAAACAACTATATGTAACAATACAATGACGTGAAAATTTACAACGTCCTTTTGTGTCACCCttttctggtgtttttttttttctatagtcatgtacagccgtcagcacctttaacacgaacgctccgacacgtgtcctgcagcagtttgattgacgTGACACCACGTAAGCTGGGTTCTGTTGcaagatgctaaccatacatgCCAACATACTAACCAAGCCTACCGATGAATCATCTCGGCAAAAGCTCTCAGCACTTCGCGGCTGGCATCAATCAAACTAGCCCTGGTCACGCATATAAGTGTTCGTGTTAAAGGCGCTGACGGCTGTACGCGTCACGCGTACACTGCTTATACAGATGGTGAGCACCCATATTTAGAGACAAGTTTAATTCCCAATGCCTAAACCATCAATAGGGAGCTTTTTAATTGAGCATATTATTCCCCGCTACTTGTTATTACTCTTCTTACACAGAGCGGAACCAGAAAAACGTGGTTTCATAAAGGCTCTTGGCTGTTCGTACGAGCCCATTTCTAGAGCACTTACTTTGTTTCGCGTTGTCAGGTAAAGGTGATCGTAGCTCACACTTATGTGTAGCGCAAAACGACACAGTGGCATGAGAAAGGCAATATAGACACCAAACAGCGCATGTATATGGACACCACACATAGCGCTGCGTATAGCGTCCATATGTGGTGTCCATATGTGCCTTCTATAGTGTTCGTGTGTCGTTTCGCACGGTATACATCAACGCGTTTCAAATGAATCACCcacaagccgacatccccaccctCGTCGTTTACACATCTGTTCTGTGTTTCTTGACCTGCGTGAATGCCTCTTTCTAGCACTTTGATTTTTCTGAATACACTTCGTTTCGCCAAATTTTTGCGCGCTCATCTGAAGGCATCGCAGGGAGTCACGTTGGTTTCGAATTTTCTACAACCTAGTCAGCCCGAAATACCATGGAGAGACGCTCTGTCACCTTGACTATATACAAGATGACAAAAGGACCAAGTGGACGCAGGCGCCCCGCACTTCGCTCAATCGGACCTGCAGCGAAGCGAGGGCAGTATCCAACGTTCCGCTCCGGGCATAGGCATTTCGTGCACGAGCGCACCATTGCGATCCCGTTTACGGCGTGCTCTGTGAAAATCGCCACGACACCGTAAACCTTCAGCAACAGCTCTCTGATGTCTACTGCATACCCTTGCTCTTGCTTTGGAGTATCTAAATAAATTTTCATGCTTTGAGTACCACAACCACAGGATTATGGCACACGACGCAGTGAAAGCGACCAGGGTTAGCTTCGGACACTTGAACTAAGCAACTTTCCCGTATACTCGTTTACGTTCACCTTTTACATTATCCTACGCTGCCCTCAATCGTTATGGTAGTGCTTTGGTAAGCATATGTCGtgacatcgcaaaaaaaaaaaaaaggaacgtggACTGTCTTTTCAGTGAAGCGTGGTCGCCACGTCCGGGATCAAGCCCGCGACTTCAGCGCCTAAACGCGATAACCACTGTGCTGCGGTGATGGGTCAGTGACAAGATGCCGTCAATCAGATAAGAAACTCCGCACccgtctggccctcctgtgcaGCAGTGTTTTGAACGTGTGCACAGAACGCAGAAGGTGCAGCGCATATCTAAAAATTGTGCGTGACGCGGATGCACTTGAAGACGCTGAAAGAAAGGTCCACCTTAACTTTGAGCTATCCTTATCAGCGGGCATACGtgcgcaaaaaaaataaatactcgTAGGACGCGTGATGTGCCGGTACATGGGAGAGCTTGTCGCGTTCGGCAACGCCGAGGCAGCCGAGAATTATTGCGTTGTGTTGTCCTCCTACGGGCTCTATACCTCCTTGAAGTGTTCCTGCTGCTTGCGTGTAGAGAGCTGCACGCTGCTCTTTCGGGATGGGAAATTCAAAGCCAGCGAGAATAATTTTGGCGCTTACCCTTTCCGTGTCGACGTTCGCCCAGCTCAGGTGAGACGACTTACCTACAGCTCAGCAATATCAGAAGTTGCACAAAAAGAGTTCATTTTGAAACAGCGCGAAAGGCGAAACGCCAAGAGGGAACCATCTTTCGCACTGTTTTACAATGAAGTCGAACTAATATAGCCCAACTGTCCCTTTTTGCTGCAGTACAAAAATGGGTAAGGTCCCACAGACAAGCCGACCAAAATGCGTGAAGGGTGTTCATCTTTGTAATACGCGGAATGTTATTCTAGGCCTAACATAGTATTGATGGCAAGGCCATTCTTGATAATGGTACGTCTGCATGTCATAAACATCGGTAAATTTAACCGGGGCACCTTGCCAACGTTTATGCCATACTTTTAAAGCTCTGAACAAGTTTTTGCGCGAGACTGAACTTGAAAAAGACTGCAAATAAATTTTTGTACACTAAAAGTTTCGATTCATCATCACCTTCgttctcatcatcatcaacaccttCTCTCTATTTTCTTTAGATCGAGGCGGAAtagttgtaggcctgtgtgctcagatttgggtgcacgttaaagaaccccaggtggtcaaaatttccggagcccttcactacggcgtctctcataatcatatggtggttttgggacgttaaaccccacatatctatctatctatctatctatctatctatctatctatctatctatctatctatctatctatctatctatctatctatctatctatctatctatctatctatctatctatctatctatctatctatctatctatctatctatctactttcTTTATCACCCCCTTCTCTTACTTAACGCCGAGTCGTACGTCAGAAAATTAGATGAGGCCGACCTCTCAGCTTTTCTCTCACATTCAACCTCTGAACCTCTGTCTATTTTCATAAATATGTTTTGGTCTTTTGGCTCACACCTTTAATCCACATCTCATTAAGAAAGTGGATTAAGTGCGTGCTGCCTATTGCATGAATAATGCCACATGCAGCGTTAGGCGGGGCTTTGCGTCGCTCAAAGCCTAAGCTTCCGTCTTAAATATAGTGCGCACAGGGTCTTGAGGGTGAACAGCTGACTTTAATTTAAGCGCAATACTATATGCGCAAAACCTCCTTGTACGGGCGGTTTGTACTCAATTTTCGTGATCAATCAAGAGCCATCACACGCACAAATAATGCAGAGCTCTTAATTTAATATTTTGCTGTTGCCAGTAGATTGTGTTTTAAAGCGAAGCTTGTATTGCCCTGTAACTAACAATAGCGTCGTGCTGCTGAGCAAGAGCTATCAAAATCGATGCCTGTAGGCGGACTTAGATGGGTCGAAATGCAAGAATGACAGTGTAAGTACAATTATGCGCACGTGTACGGAATCCACGCTACTCAATACAATTCAGTGTTCCACAAGGGTGTCTAGCTCTCATTAGGTTAGTGGTTGTTTGTGAACAAGCGAAAACCAAGCGGCCTTTCTGCGCGCTTGTGAGAAAAGGAAAGTGCAAGAGAATGTGCGTCTTTATATATTCGCGCAATTTCAGGGTGCCCCTTCGACGAATGAGGTCTTTGCGGGAGACTTACGAAGGCTTCGACATATCGCCCACTCCACTGGAGTACTGCGCAGCGGGAAATGAAATCCTTGCGAAACCGTTGAAGAACTATATGGATGTGAGTGCTTATTACTTCCCACAACCTCGATTTGAATATGAAGATTTCTTGTATTAGCATTTGATGTCCGTGCAACATCCAAACGACCACTAAATATCGATGtcacatgaaagaaaaaaaaagttcactagATAGAACTACACAAATACAGTGCTACGAAAACTTGCACGACGTTGGCCTGATTATACGACTGCAATTGGTTAAAAGTGGAAGTAACTAGAGTTATTATTGGATCCACGAGCTCATGCTTAACGTGAGTTTGTCTTTCCGATAAGTGACCAGTGGGTGTGAGGTGTTGATGCTCGTCGACGTCCCAGTAGGTGTGTGGTGTTGACGCTCGTGCCTAGTCATCGTTAAGTGGTCTATGGCAGCCCATATTACTGATACGCATTTCTTATCGAAGAAGTGATGTTGCTTCAATACGTTAAAGCCATAAAAATAATCAGTGTTCCGTATAATGGTTCTTTGAGGATGGTTTGACTGGCACCATCCCGTCTTCGGAGGGGAgaaaaatgttttcttttcatttcagtGCAAAGACTGCTGAAGTGATGATGGCGTAATGTAGATAGCTAGAATCTAGAATATCGCTCTCCGCAAGCATATAATTTGACGATGCCTTATCGCAGGCGCAATATTACGGTGACCTCTCAATTGGAACACCACCGCAATATTTTCGCATCCTCTTTGACACTGGCTCCTCAGACCTGTGGGTTCCGTCCATCAAGTGCAGCGAGAACGAACGCATCTGTGGTGAGGGGCCTTTCATTTTAATTGTTTTGCTGATGTTCAGCCAACGGCACCATTCATTACGTATGCAGCACTTGTACATTCACTTCTAAAAGCGTTAACAGGGCACCAGTGAGCTACAGACGACGGCATGGTGGATGGGTTTTTCTATTGCACATACACTACTTAAAGAGCGCTGTCACACAATGGATAACAACAGCCATCACTGTGGCTTTCACAGCTGCCCTGTCGCACCTGTAAGTAAGAACATCTGTTAGGCGTTCAAGGCTTTTCAACAAAATGTAAGTTTTGTGTCCCATTTATACAGATGCAAGACACATGAAACTTTCTTTCCCGCTATTCACAGTCCTTCAATGAACAATATGCGCTGAATAGATGCAATCAGAAATCCTCTTTTGTTGTTGCTGCCGGTGGGGGTGGGGTATGGCAGGGGGGTTGCGTTGTAGGCAGACTGACAGCCTTTCTTACTACACTATTGAGCACTGGCAGCTCCAAATGAAGTATTTCCCTTCACATCCCGCGCACAATGGCGATGTACGAATCTCGTCCCGTTTGGAATGCCTATGTTGAAGTGCACGCATAATGTGCAGCTATAAGTGCAGATATAGTCATCTCATGTTCTCTTTTGTCTCAtctgtttaaggtttcacgtttcCTATTTCAGAAGGGTTTCTAggagggctagttggtacatgatactgaAGGGAACAGCGAAAAAACGGGACGGAGAAAgattgaacacacgacacaagcgctgacgAACAACTGTGTGTAAAATTTATTACATCTGGAAATATATAGATGAAAACAAGAACAACCAACGACTCGTGGCAGATACTCTTTTGCCTTTCACTGTTATGTGCACGTGATGGTTGTTCCTGTTTTGAGCTATATATTTCCAGGTGTAATAAATTTTACACCCAGTTGTTcgtcagcgcttgtgtcgtgtgctCAATCTTTCTCCGTCCGGGTTTTTCACTGTTCCCCTCAGTTCCTATTTCAACTAGCACTATATTCACTTCTTAAATTGCACTTCTTAAATGCCTAGCAATAAAAATTTCGCTGCTTGAGTGAGTTGAAAAGCACCACATTTCCTTCCCGCTCAGGTCTCCACCAGCTCTACAACTCTGCGAAGTCATGCACGTACGAACACAATGGCACGCGCGTGGGACTCGTCTACGGAAGCGGACCTGTACATGGCGAGGTCGTTCTTGATGTAGTCACTATCGGCAATCACTCCGTGAAAAGGCAGGCATTCGTCCAGGTCAGACTCCTAGATTAGTTCTTAATTTCTAGGTAAGCCCATACtttcatcaatcaatcaaccagtcgGCGAATTAAAGTTGTAAGAGAGGATTATCGAACAAGTCTCGGGTGAAGTTTTTTGACAAAAGATTAATAATGCTGCATAAATGTTTTACTGCAATTGAACTTCAAGTAGCAGATGCGtagcgcgtgtgtgtgcgtgtgtggtatTCACTGTGTCTAATTTGTTCCAACCGTTAAAGAACAATGTTTAGAAGACAGGAAGGAGCGAATTGGGTTAACTCAGTTGGTCCCCAACAAGACATTATAAGTTGATTTTAGACAATACGCCTTTTATATGCAAATACATATTGTCACTTCGTTGTGAATAAACTGATGAAGCAACCTATGCAGCGTTATGCGGTGATTGAGCCGTACCAGCTGCACCTGCACTGTACTGCTTGGCACCGTGGGGCCCAGTATAGGTTAACCCTACCTAACCAACATCTTGCCAGTATCAAACATACCTCGCAGAGACACTCAGGCAAACTGTCGAATGTCTGTTTCGTGACTCTTAGCATATGCTACACATAACCACCAAGGGCCACGAGAATGTGGCACTCGCCTTTCGCTCCTCCCGCATTCTTGTCAATTTCGCTTTGCTACGTTTTCGAATGTCAAATGAATTATTCTGAAGAGAAACCACTCCGCTGTGCCGGTGATGACCTTTCACGAAGTCTATTTGTTTTCGTATAGGAATGATGACTGCGGTATCGAAGATACTTTACAGCATTTCTTTTTTGACTTTCTTCGCTATGTATGTGCGGTGCCAAGAATATCACTCGCAATCGCTTTACCTCACCTTGATCACCCACCGATATCATCCTGCCAAGCCATTAAGAATGAAGCAAACGAAGCACTGTTATAATAATTAGGGACAACATTTTTGCAAAAGGGATTGTCGACTGATAGTGATGTCGTATACATCCATCAATCGTGTACACGACTGACGAATTGTTACtttgcgcgtgcgcgtgtgtgagctctctctctttccttacTATTAAAACTAGTTTTCAAACTCTCTTGTCCATTTTCGCCAGAGCAAGGTAGCATGCCGGTTCTTCTATAATGGTAATTATCCTTGCCTTTCTTGCCTCTcctgttttccttcctttcttgccAATTTTATGTAAtagcttattgattgattgattgattgattgattgattgtttgattgattgattgattgatccatTCTTTCATCCTCGTACAGTCCGACAACAGGCGTGGCACGGCCTTCGCCTATGCCAAGTTTGACGGCATCTTGGGCTTGGCCTATCCGGAGATATCTGTGCTAGGAGCCACTCCAGTCTTTGACAACATGATTCAGCAGGGAATCGTTCGTGACCCCGTGTTTTCGGTGTTCCTGAAACGTGGAGCTGGCGCACTGGGCACGCCGACAGGCATCGACGGGGGCGAGATCTGCTTTGGAGGTGTGGACAAGGCCCACTACTCAGGCGAGCTCTTCTACGTGCCCGTCTCGAAGAAGGGCTACTGGCAGCTAGCTCTCGACAGGTACCAAAGGCTGCTGTCTGTTCTTGTGGGCGATCTAGTGCGATGTTGCCTCGCAATTTGTAGAAACCATAACGGTTTTCTGAATCGACAcctggaacacacacacacacaggcagagagcgcgcgagagagagagtgagGCCAAAAAACATGGTTCATATTATTCCAGATTAAGCTTCGAGGCATCGTTAGTCAACTTTCCTCCTTTTTTTAGTAGATTCCGATGTCGATAGTTCATTTTCAGCGCTGATGGAACTTTTATGGCCCAAAATTTGCGATAGTGTTGTGCAATTGCGTACATATTATTATATTTCTGTCGTTTTCATAAAGTACGTATATTCAGGTCGCCTACAGTCATTTCTTGCCTACTAAATCTAATATAATAGATTTTTGTTTTTAATAGCTTCTTCATCAACGGCACCGCATAGTTCATTTTATCTCATGTTGTCCGTATACTTTGTTCTTAGGTACTCTATATTATGATGCTTGTTGCTTGATATGGTTATTTACTGTTTATTTGATCATTCAAATGTTGAGTTTTTGTGTATTTGAATTAtgaccatattttttttttacttttttcgctGCTGTGCTAGGATATCCCTACAGGTATTCTTtcttcgagagagagagaaataattaaaaggaagagacagggaggttaacctatacgaactggtttgctaccctgtacgggggttggggaaagggtcggaaagaggatagctatagagagatataaaatttaaaaaaacacacatgcgcacacaatcagggagttccaatcacagtcgtttggacaggccggttgaacgcaagaagcgcatgagcgccttcacagcctccttctgcgacataaagtcttgtcggcagcgcaggagtctttcttccgaaagaggctgattgtccagttcatctagtgtattgcagagtgactgtctctgcgagcagtattgtgggcattcgcacagaatgtgccaagttgtttcatcactgccacaatgggtGCATGCAGCAgggtcagccattcctatgcggaacgcgtacgcattggtaaatgcgacgcccaaccataatatgcacagcatagtagcgtctcgtcggcgttattccggaggaattcgaagactgagagttgggtctaaagtacctaaccgtgcatgggaaaaatgtgactcgttccattgtgacgtggtgcgcttgcgagcaagcatgtggagtttccgtgcagcgtcagttctgaaaagcggaattgatatttcatcgctttcagtatgggcagaacgcgcagctcgattggcccgttcattgccaattattccacaatgacttggcagccattgaaacgctatttcatgtccttccttctttttttttttgaatgttcAACAAGCCTTTGGCTATAGCCCCGACAAGTGTTCGTTATCTGTAAATAGATTGTGAAATAAACCTTCATTCATTCAAACCAAATACAATTAGGAAAAACCATTGTAACTTCGACAGATAAATTTTCGACAGCCGTATTGTAAGTTTAAGTAACGCCACTTGTATGGAGAaacatgcacatacatacatacatacatacatacatacatacatacatacatacatacatacatacatacatacatacatacatacatacatacatacatacatacatacatacatacatacatacatacatacatacatacatacatacatacatacatacatacatacatacatacatacatacatacatacatacatacatacatacatacatacatacatacatacatacatacatacatacatacatacatacatacatacatacatacatacatacatacatacatacatacatacatacataaaacgAGCATTATGGTTGATTGGTTGctttgtggggtataacgtcccgaaGCCACTCAGGCTAgcagagacactgtagtggaccGCTCTGggtaatttcaaccacctgggattctttacctTGCACTGATATCGTGCTGTACATGAGCCTCTAGcgtttcggctccatcgaaatgcaaccaccATGGCCAGGATCAAACTCGTGTGTAACGTCTGGTCATCTGCCGAGCACCATAAGCACTGAGCCACCACCAAGATCAATTTCAGCATACGAGGACAACCAAGTACTTGCTGCACCGAGAGCAGTGGAATATTCGACAGCAGTGCTGATTCATGACACAAAATCACGTGAGTGTATTTAAGTAACAGCAAGAGGAGAGTTCACTAGGGAAGAAGCGGGAGAGTTTGAAAGTTAGGAAGGTGGAACACATGAGACAGAGAGATAGGGAGAACACACACACAACGTCACAAACCGTCAGTCTTGTGTGGTGCGCATTGCTTCGAAAAGATGACATTACCACCATGATCCGGCTGGGTGCTCATGACGTGCGTTATAAATTGGCATTTTGCTAGCCAAAACGATAAGAAACGCAAGATGGTGACCAGGAGGTCCCAATATTAATTTATTTTACTTTTTCGTTTGTTCTTTTTCGCTAACGTGTCACAATCAACTGAGTGCcatggcttcttttttttcctttcttacaCAACAGTGTTAAGTTCGGCATCGACAATTTTTGCACACAAGGCTGTCAAGCCATCATCGATACGGGTAGTTCGGCAATCACAGGGCCTTCGGATGACGTCGACCGGATCATCAGATTGCTCGGCGCCACACCATATTCATCGGGACTGGTACGTTACGGCTGCATCGTGTGTTAAAGAATAGCAAACCTCAGCTATGCATGTACTAACACCCTAATACTTGCGTCTAAGCCGTGAAAACTCACACCATTCAAAAAGGGACACCTCTAAAACCACGCGCCACTCTTCCCCATTCAAGAAATAGCTCAAGGCTCAGCTGGAGCCCTGAGTTCGCTAAACAGCCTTATGTTAAACACGGTGCACTTTCACCGTTTTTGTCTATCTATCTGGTCAGCTGCGTCTGAGCACTTTCATGCTCATCTTCTTAACTTGGCACTAGCCAAAATAAGTACAGAAAAACATTAGCGTATGACGAAACTGATTAACACATAAATAAACTATTACAGTTTGATGAGTACGTCACAAAATTCTTTTCCTCTGTCACGGGTCGCACATAACCAACTCTTATGGCCCATGTAATTTGGATGTGCGCCACACATGCCTTACAGCCTATATCAACCCAGCTTACTTTCGAATAGACTTTGGAAATGCTCACACGATAGCGTGAAGGAGCGCATGTCGTAAAAATTCTTGATAGACGCACTGAAGTCGCGGTTCCAGCCGGAATCGAACATATATGCATTCTGTGAGGCAGTTGAGCatcctaccacagagccacaccagtaCATGAAAATACCACAGATAAAGATCCTATACAGTAGTCACCTCGGGGCAACATCGAGTTTGGTGTCCGCCGTCGTGGCATAGCAATTACGGGTCTCGGCctctgacctgaaggtcgcgagTTTGATCCCCAGCCGCGTCGGTCGCATTTCAATTCATGCAAGCGAAATAGTAGAGGCCCGCGTACTTTGTGACGTCAGTGTATGCTTAAGCacaccacatggtcgaaatttcaggagccatccactacggcatccctcataatgatatcggggttttgtgacgtaaaaccGTAACACATTTTAATCACATCAGATGGGGTTGCTGTACCGGATAACTG
This region includes:
- the LOC119162347 gene encoding lysosomal aspartic protease isoform X2; the protein is MRSLRETYEGFDISPTPLEYCAAGNEILAKPLKNYMDAQYYGDLSIGTPPQYFRILFDTGSSDLWVPSIKCSENERICGLHQLYNSAKSCTYEHNGTRVGLVYGSGPVHGEVVLDVVTIGNHSVKRQAFVQSDNRRGTAFAYAKFDGILGLAYPEISVLGATPVFDNMIQQGIVRDPVFSVFLKRGAGALGTPTGIDGGEICFGGVDKAHYSGELFYVPVSKKGYWQLALDSVKFGIDNFCTQGCQAIIDTGSSAITGPSDDVDRIIRLLGATPYSSGLHQVECVLVNKLPTLTFIIGGRSLEVRPEDYIVKLRQGYRTSCVVFIKSNDFGSSYESLWNLGDPFIGRYFTVFDRGNDRLGLAVAR
- the LOC119162347 gene encoding lysosomal aspartic protease isoform X1, with the translated sequence MGNSKPARIILALTLSVSTFAQLRVPLRRMRSLRETYEGFDISPTPLEYCAAGNEILAKPLKNYMDAQYYGDLSIGTPPQYFRILFDTGSSDLWVPSIKCSENERICGLHQLYNSAKSCTYEHNGTRVGLVYGSGPVHGEVVLDVVTIGNHSVKRQAFVQSDNRRGTAFAYAKFDGILGLAYPEISVLGATPVFDNMIQQGIVRDPVFSVFLKRGAGALGTPTGIDGGEICFGGVDKAHYSGELFYVPVSKKGYWQLALDSVKFGIDNFCTQGCQAIIDTGSSAITGPSDDVDRIIRLLGATPYSSGLHQVECVLVNKLPTLTFIIGGRSLEVRPEDYIVKLRQGYRTSCVVFIKSNDFGSSYESLWNLGDPFIGRYFTVFDRGNDRLGLAVAR